Within the Maribacter sp. BPC-D8 genome, the region CTTTATTTGTATTGTTTATACTTAGCGAAAGTTCGTCTATATCGTAAACTTTTAAGACCTTATCTCTAAGATCTAAAATTACACGTTGTGCAGTTTTGGCTCCTATACCTTTTACTGCCTGTATTGATGCAACATCGCCGTTAGCAATAGCATCTCTTACCTGAGAAGGAGACATAGATGAAAGCATGGTTCTAGCTATACTTGATCCAATACCCGAAACAGATAGTAATAATCGAAAAATTTCACGTTCAGATTTTTCAACAAACCCGAACAAGGTGTGAGAATCTTCCTTCACTTGAAGGTGCGTAAAAACTGAGATATTTTCTTGCTCTGGCAGCTTTGAAAAAGTGTTTAAAGAAATATTTACAAAATAGCCCACACCACCACATTCGATAATAACATGAGTTGGGTACTTCTCTACTAGTTTTCCTCTTAAGTGATGTATCATGGTTTTTTAAAATTAAAAAGGGAAAGAAGTATGTCTACCAATTTCCCTGTTTGAGTTATTATTTAATTAAATATTATTTTGAACCTTTAGCTTTCTTGCGCTTTTCACGCTCTTGAGCATCAATTACAGCTACTGCCGCCATGTTTACTATTTCATCTACACTGGCACCCAATTGCATAATATGAACCGCTTTTCTTAATCCGACCATAATCGGACCGATAGATTCTGCTCTGTTCAATTCCTTTAAAAGTTTATAGGTAATATTCGCCGATTCTAAATTCGGAAATATTAAGGTGTTTACTTTTCTACCCGCTAGTTTAGAAAATGGGAACTTACTCTCATGAAGTTCTCTGTTCAAAGCGAAATCCATTTGTATTTCACCATCAACTACCAAATCAGGCTTAGTCTCATGAAGAATACGAACAGCTTCTCTAACTTTTCTAGCATTAGGATGCGTTGAAGACCCAAAGTTAGCATAGCTTAACATTGCCAATACAGGATCAAAACCAAAATTAGCAGCAACATTCGCTGTCATTTGTGCAATATCTGCAAGCTCTTCTGCATTTGGCTCTATATTAATTGAGGTATCCGCTAAAAATAATGGTCCTCTATCGGTGATCATAATATTCACCGTTGCTACTTTTTTAACTCCACTTGCTCTACCAATAACTTCTAAAATTGGTTTTACTACCGTAGGATAAGCTCTTGAGTAACCAGAAATCATACCATCTGCATCACCCTCAAGAACCATCATCGAACCAAAATAGTTACGCTCGCGCATTTTTATTTTTGCACTGTAAAAAGTTACACCGCTTCGTTTGCGACTTTCCCAATATTTAGTAGCATAACGAATATGACGTTCGTCGAACTCTTTTGAAATAGGATCAATAATCACCAAATCAGCATCGAACTCCAACTCTTTCTTCAATTCAAGAATAATATCTTTTCTACCCAAAAGAATAGGAATAGCAATACCTTCTTCATGAACTATTTGTGCCGCTTTTAAAACATCTAAATGATCAGCTTCAGCAAATACTATTCTCTTAGCACTACTACGTGCTCTACTATGTAATAATCGAACAACCTTATTATCGTTACCAGAACGAAGCATAAGCTCTTCTCTATATTTATCCCAATCTTCTATTGGCGCCTTCGCAACACCACTCTCCATTGCCGCTTTAGCTACTGCAGGTGGTATCTCGTAAATTAAACGCTGATCAAAAGGCTTAGGTATAATATATTCCTTACCAAAAGTTAATCTTGTTTCGCCATAAGCTATATTCACTTGCTCAGGCACTGGTTGTCTTGTTAAATCTGCCAAAGCTTTTACTGCTGCCATTTTCATAGCCTCGTTTATAGCCGTAGCTCTAACATCTAAGGCGCCTCTAAATATGAATGGAAAACCAAGTACATTGTTTACTTGATTAGGATGATCAGATCGTCCCGTTGCCATTATAATATCTTTTCTGGTAGCAACTGCTAAATCATAAGCTATCTCTGGATCCGGATTTGCCATTGCAAACACAATAGGGTTCTTAGCCATTGATAGTAACATATTCGGAGTTACTACATTTGCTATAGATAGACCAACGAATACATCGGCATCAACCATTGCTTCATCAAGCGTATTTATTTTTCTATCGGTAGCGAATTCTTTCTTTGCTGGGGATAAATTATCGGCATCTTTTCTAATGACACCTTTACTATCAAGCATTACTATATTCTCTGCCTTGGCACCAAATGCTTTATACAATTTAGTACATGAAACAGCCGCAGCACCTGCACCGCTAATAACGATGCGCACATTGTCCATTTTCTTGTTAGAAATCTCTAAGGCGTTTAACAAAGCCGCTGCAGAAATAATAGCAGTACCATGTTGATCATCGTGCATTACAGGAATATCTAACTCCTCTTTTAATCTGCGTTCAATTTCAAAAGCTTCAGGAGCTTTTATATCCTCAAGGTTAATTCCACCAAAAGTTGGCGCAATCATCTTTACAGTTTCAACAAACTTATCTACATCTTCCGTATCGATTTCAATATCAATACCATCTATATCTGCAAAAATCTTAAACAGAAGACCTTTACCTTCCATTACAGGTTTTGATGCCTCCGGACCGATGTTTCCTAATCCTAATACAGCAGTACCATTAGAAATAATAGCAACTAAATTACCTTTAGAGGTGTATTTGTATGCGTTTTCCTTATCCTTTGCTATTTCTAAGCATGGCTCTGCCACACCCGGCGAGTAAGCCAAAGCTAGATCACGTTGTGTACTATAAGGTTTTGTGGGAACTATTTTAATTTTACCAGGCTGTGGTTTTGCATGATAAATAAGTGCTTCTCTTCTTAGCTTTTCATTGCTCATACTCTTCTATTTAAAAAAACAAATTTAAAGGTATTCTGTAAGAAAGCGTTAAGCGAATCGGTATTTATATAAACAAAATAAATTGTTCTTTGATATATATCGCAAAATAAAATCTCCTATTACAAATCAACTCCCTCTTCCTCACTTGATACATTCAAACGCATAGCAAAAAATGCTGCCATAACAAAAAATACACCTGCAAATAATATGGCATTAATAGCGTTTCCTCCCAGTAGATATTTATAGATAGGTCCAAAAGTAACAGTTTGCACGAACATTGGAATCACAATCATCATATTCAAAATACCCATATACACTCCACGTCTATCTTGCGGTACTACTTTAGAAACCATTGTATATGGTATACCCATCATTGCTGCCCAACCAACACCAAAAAGCACCATTGGCAACAAAACCAACCAAGGATCTGATATATAAGGAATACAAAACAATGCTAAAGCAGTACCTGCAAGACTCAAAGCATAAACATTTTTGTTTCCAAATTTTAGAGACAACGGAACTAAGACCAATGCAACCACCATAGTAACTGCATTATATGTCAAACTCATGGTTGCGGCTTGCGATGCAGCTTCTGAAATAGAATAACCCATTGTTTTTATAAAAAGAGGCGTAGAAAACTGCCAATATATAAATAATGCATACCATTGAAATAAATACACCAAAGCGACTTTCCACATAAATTTGGGCATCTCTTTAACCGCTTCTGAAGTCTCCATAAAAGGCAGTAATAATTCTCCGAATTTTTTAAAAAATTTGCTTTCAGGATTACTTTTAATTTTGACATATAAAAACCAAAGCCAAAAACCTGCTATGATTATAATTAATAGAACAAGTAAATTATAATTTTCATTTAAAGAAGGAAACACATAGGTTAAACCATAACCAAGCACTAATGGTACCGTAGCAATAACTAGTAAAACGGTTACAAATTGAACTAATGGACTAGGCTTTCCTTTTTTGAATGTATTGATTTCTATTAACTCTTCATCAGTAGGTGGAATTTCAGGAGTCTTAAAAATAGACCAAAGAACAGTCGTTAAAGACAAAAATGCTCCAATAAAGAAAGAATAATATATCCATCCAGGAATTGAACCTACTTCTTCTAAGTTCTCACTAAAAAGGTTTTTAAATAATATGATTGAACCTGTCGCAAGTAAAACACCTAGACCACAAAATAAACTTTGCATCTGATATCCAAAGCTTAATTGCTTCTCAGGTAATTTATCCCCAACAAAAGCCCTGTAAGGCTCCATAGCCACATTATTACCAACATCCAATATCCAAAGTAAACCAACAGCAAACCATAAAACGGGACTCATTGGAAAAGCGAATAGGCATAAACTACCCAAAATTGCCCCGATCAAGAAATAAGGCTTTCTTCTACCCCAACGTTCTGACCATGTTTTATCTGACATTGCACCAATAATAGGTTGTATTATCAAACCTGTAATAGGCCCTGCAATATTCAATATCGGTATCATTTCTTCCGAAGCACCTAGGTATAAGAAGATAGGGTTAATAGCTGTCTGCTGTAACCCGAAGCTATATTGGATTCCTAAAAAACCAACATTCATATTAAATATCTGCCAGAAACTAAGACTAGGTTTATTGAACTTCATGTAAGAGATAAGTTATTTAAATGGTATATAATTTTTCACATTCTCACAAAACCTTTGGAATTATTTCGGAAAACGTAAATTTGAACGACTACCAATATAATATAATTAAGACTGTTCTAATGCATTACTATTCAGAAAAACGAACGAAAACGATTGAGAAGTTTCAATTATTTCAAAAACTCAATATTTCTTGAGAGTCCGTCGAACTTCGTTCGCTTCACAGCAGATTTCTTAAACACTTTTTGAAAGACATCGACAGTAATTTCTTCCCAGTCTTTTTTGGTCATGCTGAGCAAATCTGGATTCGGATTGAATAATGGTTCATTATGTGGTTTCGAAAATCGATTCCAAGGACAAACATCTTGACAAACATCACAGCCGAACATCCAATCATCAAAAGAGCCTTTCATTTCGTTTGGAAGTTCATTTTTTAACTCAATCGTAAAATAAGAAATACACTTACTGCCATCAACCACGTATGGATCTACTATTGCTTGTGTTGGGCAGGCATCTATACAAGCGGTACAGGTACCACAATGATCGGTTACCGCATGGTCGTATTCTAATTCTAAATCAACTATCAACTCTGCTATAAAATAAAATGAACCTACTTGTTGGGTTAGTAGATTACTGTTTTTACCAATCCACCCCAGTCCACTTTTTGCTGCCCAGGCTTTATCTAAAACCGGGGCAGAATCTACAAAAGCGCGACCATTAACCTCGCCTATTTCCTCAGTAATAAATTCTTGTAACTGTCTAAGTTTTGTTTTGATAATATGGTGATAATCTTGACCATATGCATATTTTGAAATCTTGTAAGAATCCTCGGTTTGCGTTTCCTCCGGGTAGTAATTTAATAGTAGAGAAATAACCGATTTCGAACCTTCAACCAACAATCGAGGATCTAATCTTTTATCGAAATGATTTGCCATATAGCTCATTTCGCCATTCATATTTTTATTCAACCACTTTTCTAACCTAGGTGCTTCTTCTTCTAAAAAATCTGATTTGGATATACCGCATGATAAAAAACCGAGGCGTTTGGCTTCGGTTTTAATACTATTTGTCCATTTATGTTTTATGTCGATACTCAAAATAAGCCAGGTTGAATTCCTCCTTTTATTCTTCCGAGGTGTTTGTAAGCCAATTCGGTTACTTCACGACCACGAGGAGTTCTCATAATAAACCCTTGCTGAATTAAAAAAGGTTCGTAAACTTCTTCAATAGTTTCTGAACTCTCTGAAACAGCCGTTGCTAAAGTACTAATACCAACAGGTCCGCCTTTAAACTTATCAATAATAGTGGTTAGAATTTTATTATCCATTTCATCTAACCCATGTGCATCTACATTTAGTGCTTTTAAGCTAAATTTTGAAATTTCCATATCAATAGAACCATTTCCTTTTATCTCTGCAAAATCACGCACTCTTCTTAATAGCGCATTACATATTCTAGGCGTACCTCTACTTCTACCTGCAATTTCTATGGCTGCATCTTGAGTAATGGGTACACGTAAGATTTCTGCACTTCGTTCAACAATAGTCGAAAGCAATTCGGTAGAATAATATTGTAGCCTACTTTGAATACCAAAACGCGCACGCATTGGTGCTGTCAATAATCCTGAACGAGTGGTTGCACCAATTAAAGTAAACGGATTCAAATTGATTTGAACAGACCGCGCATTGGGTCCAGATTCTAACATGATATCAATCTTATAATCTTCCATTGCAGAATATAAATACTCTTCTACAATAGGGCTTAATCTGTGAATTTCATCAATAAACAAAACATCTCGTTCATCTAAGTTGGTAAGCAGTCCTGCTAAATCACCAGGCTTATCCAAAACCGGTCCTGATGTAATCTTGATACCAACACCCAACTCATTTGCAAGAATATTTGCCAACGTAGTTTTACCCAAACCGGGGGGACCATGAAACAAGGTATGATCCAATGCCTCTCCTCTTCTATTTGCAGCTTCCACAAATACCTTAAGGTTTTCAAGCACTTGTTCTTGACCTGTAAAATCGTCAAAATTTATAGGTCTTAATGCTCTTTCAATGTCTAGTTCCTCACTAGAGAAACCATCAGTAGATGGGTCTAAATACTCGTTCATACACTAACAAAGATAGACAAACACGAGATAACTTTACTCGGAAACTAGTAGCTAATTGAATTTATCAGAATACCTAAATGAAGCGTTAAATACATATAAGAAATCTAACTAAAAATTGTAATTTCATGGCATGACAAAAGAAAATTACACTGCACAAGTTTTACAATATATTCCGGTCTTTTATATTATCTGGTCAGATGACCTATTGTCGGCATCAGAATTAAATGTTATTGAGAATGCTATTTCTAACGATAGCACATTATCTGGCGATGATAAAAAACAACTTAAAGCATGGATGAATGTCAAAAATCCACCAAAGAACGAGTTATTTAAGTATTGGAAACAATTGATTATCAATAGCAATGTAAAGTTGGTAGAGCATGAAACATATCCGCTTACGGCATTTAGTCAAAAAGTAACATCGCATTATCATAATAACATCTTGTTCAATGATCAAATTAAAGAGATTGAAATAAACTTGGGCATTCAACCCAATCATTACAATCACTTATTTGAGGTCCATATTGATTTAGAAAAAAAGTCTTCACAATATTCGGCACAAGTTATAGACTCCATCTTAAAAGGAAAACATGCAGAAGCTATAGATTCTTTTAGATCTGTACTTAACGACCCGATTTTTTCATGGGAAGTTCGACGTAACAAAGAAGAATTTAGAAATCATGTTTTAAAACAAGTAGAATTTCTAGCTGACAATGGATACGGCGCAATGGCTTACCCAAAAGAATATGGCGGCACCAATGATATGGAGGGTTATGCGACCATTTTTGAAAATATGATGTGGGCAGACGGAAGCTTAGCTATAAAATTTGGCGTACAATTTGGATTGTTCGGAGGAAGCATTCAAAAACTGGGAACCAAAAAACATCATGATAAATATTTAACCGATACAGGGAAAGCTGAATTATTAGGATGCTTTGCCATGACAGAAACAGGACATGGGTCTAATGTTCGCGGAATAAAAACTACAGCAACCTACAATAAGAAAACAGAAACTATTGTCATACATACGCCTGGAAAAAATGACAATAAAGAATATATTGGCAATGCTATACATTCAAAAATGGCATCTGTATTTGCCCAACTTATTATTAACGGTAAAAATGAAGGTGTTCATGCGATTTTAGTTCCTCTTAGAGATGAAAAACATGAGCTACTACCAGGCATAACAGTTGAAGACAATGGCTATAAACTTGGTCTTAATGGTGTTGATAATGGGAAAATTTGGTTTAATCAAGTTGAGGTACCGAAAGAAAATTTACTGAATAAGTACGGTACTATTTTAGGTAATGGAGAATACTACTCAGAAATTAAAAATCCGAACAAACGATTCTTTACCATGTTAGGTACTTTAGTGGGCGGTAGAATTTGTGTTGCGAGAGCAGGTTTAGGCGGCGCCAAATATGCGTTGACAGTAGCTATCAAACATGCCTTAAAAAGAAGACAATTTAATGATAGCGTAAAAATACAGGAAGACTTATTGATGGATTATCCATCACATCAATTACGTCTAACTCCGCTGGTTGCAAGTGCATATGTATATCACATTACATTAGATAAAATGATGACGCTTTACTGCGATGAATCTCAACCAGATAAAAGGCAAGTTGAAACGCAGGTAGCAGGACTTAAATCTATTATTACCTGGTATGCTAATGACGCTATTCAAGAATGTCGTGAAGCCTGTGGTGGAAAAGGCTATCTGTTAGAAAACAGAATTGCAGATCTAAAAGGCGATGTAGATATATTCACCACCTTTGAAGGCGACAACAATGTACTCTTACAACTAGCAGCTAAAGGTGTACTTTCAGATTTTAAAGCTGAATTTAATAGCGCAGGTTTTTCAACCGTATTAAAATTATTGAGTTCGCAATTGAGCGATAAGCTTTCTACCATAAATCCGTTATACACGAACAAGACAGATAAAGACCATTTATACAACCCAAAGTTTCATGTGCATGCCTTTGAGCACAGAACTAGAAGACTGACCTATACTATTGCCATGCGTATTAGAGGTTATATTAAAAAAGGTATTCCGTCCTATCAAGCATTTTTAAAGGTTCAAACT harbors:
- the queG gene encoding tRNA epoxyqueuosine(34) reductase QueG yields the protein MDIKHKWTNSIKTEAKRLGFLSCGISKSDFLEEEAPRLEKWLNKNMNGEMSYMANHFDKRLDPRLLVEGSKSVISLLLNYYPEETQTEDSYKISKYAYGQDYHHIIKTKLRQLQEFITEEIGEVNGRAFVDSAPVLDKAWAAKSGLGWIGKNSNLLTQQVGSFYFIAELIVDLELEYDHAVTDHCGTCTACIDACPTQAIVDPYVVDGSKCISYFTIELKNELPNEMKGSFDDWMFGCDVCQDVCPWNRFSKPHNEPLFNPNPDLLSMTKKDWEEITVDVFQKVFKKSAVKRTKFDGLSRNIEFLK
- a CDS encoding acyl-CoA dehydrogenase — its product is MTKENYTAQVLQYIPVFYIIWSDDLLSASELNVIENAISNDSTLSGDDKKQLKAWMNVKNPPKNELFKYWKQLIINSNVKLVEHETYPLTAFSQKVTSHYHNNILFNDQIKEIEINLGIQPNHYNHLFEVHIDLEKKSSQYSAQVIDSILKGKHAEAIDSFRSVLNDPIFSWEVRRNKEEFRNHVLKQVEFLADNGYGAMAYPKEYGGTNDMEGYATIFENMMWADGSLAIKFGVQFGLFGGSIQKLGTKKHHDKYLTDTGKAELLGCFAMTETGHGSNVRGIKTTATYNKKTETIVIHTPGKNDNKEYIGNAIHSKMASVFAQLIINGKNEGVHAILVPLRDEKHELLPGITVEDNGYKLGLNGVDNGKIWFNQVEVPKENLLNKYGTILGNGEYYSEIKNPNKRFFTMLGTLVGGRICVARAGLGGAKYALTVAIKHALKRRQFNDSVKIQEDLLMDYPSHQLRLTPLVASAYVYHITLDKMMTLYCDESQPDKRQVETQVAGLKSIITWYANDAIQECREACGGKGYLLENRIADLKGDVDIFTTFEGDNNVLLQLAAKGVLSDFKAEFNSAGFSTVLKLLSSQLSDKLSTINPLYTNKTDKDHLYNPKFHVHAFEHRTRRLTYTIAMRIRGYIKKGIPSYQAFLKVQTHLMTLGKAYSAELAYKSFIEHTNTITDPEYKALFEKLGTLYALSAIRKDASWYLEQGYISGTKSKAIRQRVERLCTELRPHLNSLVDGFGIPEHLMTAPIAN
- a CDS encoding NADP-dependent malic enzyme, encoding MSNEKLRREALIYHAKPQPGKIKIVPTKPYSTQRDLALAYSPGVAEPCLEIAKDKENAYKYTSKGNLVAIISNGTAVLGLGNIGPEASKPVMEGKGLLFKIFADIDGIDIEIDTEDVDKFVETVKMIAPTFGGINLEDIKAPEAFEIERRLKEELDIPVMHDDQHGTAIISAAALLNALEISNKKMDNVRIVISGAGAAAVSCTKLYKAFGAKAENIVMLDSKGVIRKDADNLSPAKKEFATDRKINTLDEAMVDADVFVGLSIANVVTPNMLLSMAKNPIVFAMANPDPEIAYDLAVATRKDIIMATGRSDHPNQVNNVLGFPFIFRGALDVRATAINEAMKMAAVKALADLTRQPVPEQVNIAYGETRLTFGKEYIIPKPFDQRLIYEIPPAVAKAAMESGVAKAPIEDWDKYREELMLRSGNDNKVVRLLHSRARSSAKRIVFAEADHLDVLKAAQIVHEEGIAIPILLGRKDIILELKKELEFDADLVIIDPISKEFDERHIRYATKYWESRKRSGVTFYSAKIKMRERNYFGSMMVLEGDADGMISGYSRAYPTVVKPILEVIGRASGVKKVATVNIMITDRGPLFLADTSINIEPNAEELADIAQMTANVAANFGFDPVLAMLSYANFGSSTHPNARKVREAVRILHETKPDLVVDGEIQMDFALNRELHESKFPFSKLAGRKVNTLIFPNLESANITYKLLKELNRAESIGPIMVGLRKAVHIMQLGASVDEIVNMAAVAVIDAQEREKRKKAKGSK
- the ruvB gene encoding Holliday junction branch migration DNA helicase RuvB, encoding MNEYLDPSTDGFSSEELDIERALRPINFDDFTGQEQVLENLKVFVEAANRRGEALDHTLFHGPPGLGKTTLANILANELGVGIKITSGPVLDKPGDLAGLLTNLDERDVLFIDEIHRLSPIVEEYLYSAMEDYKIDIMLESGPNARSVQINLNPFTLIGATTRSGLLTAPMRARFGIQSRLQYYSTELLSTIVERSAEILRVPITQDAAIEIAGRSRGTPRICNALLRRVRDFAEIKGNGSIDMEISKFSLKALNVDAHGLDEMDNKILTTIIDKFKGGPVGISTLATAVSESSETIEEVYEPFLIQQGFIMRTPRGREVTELAYKHLGRIKGGIQPGLF
- the ruvA gene encoding Holliday junction branch migration protein RuvA, with translation MIHHLRGKLVEKYPTHVIIECGGVGYFVNISLNTFSKLPEQENISVFTHLQVKEDSHTLFGFVEKSEREIFRLLLSVSGIGSSIARTMLSSMSPSQVRDAIANGDVASIQAVKGIGAKTAQRVILDLRDKVLKVYDIDELSLSINNTNKDEALSALEVLGFARKQSERVVDKVLSQDASLSVENIIKLALKNL
- a CDS encoding MFS transporter; this translates as MKFNKPSLSFWQIFNMNVGFLGIQYSFGLQQTAINPIFLYLGASEEMIPILNIAGPITGLIIQPIIGAMSDKTWSERWGRRKPYFLIGAILGSLCLFAFPMSPVLWFAVGLLWILDVGNNVAMEPYRAFVGDKLPEKQLSFGYQMQSLFCGLGVLLATGSIILFKNLFSENLEEVGSIPGWIYYSFFIGAFLSLTTVLWSIFKTPEIPPTDEELIEINTFKKGKPSPLVQFVTVLLVIATVPLVLGYGLTYVFPSLNENYNLLVLLIIIIAGFWLWFLYVKIKSNPESKFFKKFGELLLPFMETSEAVKEMPKFMWKVALVYLFQWYALFIYWQFSTPLFIKTMGYSISEAASQAATMSLTYNAVTMVVALVLVPLSLKFGNKNVYALSLAGTALALFCIPYISDPWLVLLPMVLFGVGWAAMMGIPYTMVSKVVPQDRRGVYMGILNMMIVIPMFVQTVTFGPIYKYLLGGNAINAILFAGVFFVMAAFFAMRLNVSSEEEGVDL